Proteins encoded together in one Rhizobacter sp. J219 window:
- a CDS encoding DUF6484 domain-containing protein — protein MQREHLSDEQLMLADAPEAPTGASPLASLIDKRPAALSPAPLPEVVVGELVALVDDGLTPLVLFPGQAGTAALRARTVLDLHGAHIGRQVVLSFEGGDAGRPIVMGVLRAAGDRPLDAPGQVQVDADGERLVVNAKQELVLQCGKASITLTKAGKVLIQGSYVSSRSTGVNRLKGGSVQLN, from the coding sequence ATGCAACGCGAACACCTGAGCGACGAGCAGCTGATGCTGGCCGACGCGCCCGAGGCCCCCACCGGCGCCAGCCCACTGGCCTCGCTGATCGACAAGCGCCCCGCGGCACTCTCGCCTGCGCCGCTGCCCGAGGTCGTGGTCGGCGAACTCGTCGCCCTCGTTGACGACGGCCTCACCCCGCTCGTGCTCTTCCCCGGCCAGGCCGGCACGGCCGCGCTGCGTGCGCGCACGGTGCTCGACCTGCACGGCGCCCACATCGGCCGTCAGGTGGTGTTGTCGTTCGAAGGCGGCGACGCCGGCCGCCCCATCGTGATGGGCGTGCTGCGCGCGGCCGGCGACCGCCCGCTCGACGCCCCAGGCCAGGTGCAGGTCGACGCCGACGGCGAGCGCCTCGTCGTAAACGCCAAGCAGGAGCTCGTGCTCCAGTGCGGCAAGGCCAGCATCACGCTGACCAAGGCGGGCAAGGTGCTGATCCAGGGGAGCTATGTCTCCAGCCGCTCCACCGGCGTGAACCGGCTCAAGGGCGGTTCGGTGCAGCTCAACTGA
- a CDS encoding LysM peptidoglycan-binding domain-containing protein translates to MSGNQSLPGYLCQEEAPVNVADGTLALTASPAPVTVTEEDVSYEIRSSYAPVPTTLVGLNPAELQVLAWLRAHQHLIADAEQRFRVDRRAIAGAIAWEMLENVIRDPKTKLSVGEGKVHTYYGNRRAPVKTAWSLIRLKLPIGDAGVDTSAKEVEEYGYLPPQSFENRVAILSTTQGAITYIAAIMAAIADLAAQHGFDDVRSNPVILANVYQGRTLRTWDAALKAKVPGSSFGGGNPMDIWVAAHIAFLEDGVGRPKLPESGSPALYMSVMPASSGPAPTASKTVTVAHNSSLSAIALAEYGSLDLWPLIYDLNKARIGPNPNLVSAGTTLSIAPLASYSAAQLAWARSQAPSWRHYR, encoded by the coding sequence ATGTCAGGCAACCAATCCCTCCCCGGCTACCTCTGCCAGGAAGAAGCCCCGGTCAACGTGGCCGACGGCACGCTCGCCCTCACCGCGTCGCCCGCGCCTGTGACCGTGACCGAAGAAGACGTGTCGTACGAGATCCGCTCCAGCTACGCGCCGGTGCCGACCACCCTCGTCGGCCTCAACCCGGCTGAGCTGCAGGTGCTGGCCTGGCTGCGCGCGCATCAGCACCTGATCGCCGATGCCGAGCAGCGCTTTCGCGTCGACCGCCGTGCCATTGCCGGCGCCATCGCGTGGGAGATGCTGGAGAACGTGATCCGCGACCCGAAGACCAAGCTCTCGGTCGGCGAAGGCAAGGTCCACACCTACTACGGCAACCGTCGTGCGCCGGTGAAGACGGCCTGGTCCCTGATTCGCCTCAAGCTGCCGATCGGCGACGCGGGTGTGGACACCAGCGCCAAGGAGGTCGAGGAGTACGGCTACCTGCCGCCGCAAAGCTTCGAGAACCGCGTGGCGATCCTCTCCACCACGCAAGGCGCCATCACCTACATCGCCGCCATCATGGCCGCCATTGCCGACCTGGCCGCTCAGCACGGCTTCGACGACGTGCGCAGCAACCCGGTGATCCTGGCCAATGTGTACCAGGGCCGCACCTTGCGCACCTGGGATGCCGCGCTCAAGGCGAAGGTGCCAGGCTCCAGCTTCGGTGGTGGCAACCCAATGGACATCTGGGTCGCCGCGCACATCGCCTTCCTCGAAGATGGCGTGGGCCGGCCCAAGCTGCCCGAGAGCGGATCGCCGGCGCTCTACATGTCGGTGATGCCGGCCAGCAGCGGCCCTGCGCCGACCGCCTCGAAGACCGTCACCGTGGCGCACAACTCCTCGCTCTCGGCCATCGCGCTGGCCGAGTACGGCAGCCTCGACCTGTGGCCACTGATCTACGACCTCAACAAGGCCAGGATCGGGCCCAACCCCAACCTGGTGAGCGCAGGCACGACCCTCTCCATCGCGCCGCTGGCCAGCTACAGCGCGGCGCAGCTTGCCTGGGCGCGCAGCCAGGCGCCGAGCTGGCGTCACTACCGGTAA
- a CDS encoding type VI secretion system Vgr family protein translates to MPSPITLTSPLPPADLMFESMTATAGLSVLEDMQLGVLSPKAGIDPKDLLGKGVTVNVHLGGDSKRHFHGYVTRFAMVGHQGRHYQYRATVRPWLWFLSRTADCRIFQDMTVPDIVKKVFEDHKAANFKFNLFRSYRKWTYCVQYRESDLNFVMRLLEHEGIYFYFEHKEGEHKLVLVDSRSAHDAPAGHDSLPFYEDGAAPPDTEAVSRWSFSREIRPGKTVLDSYDFERPSVDLVVQKDTKRDHELADSEVFDYQGDYIQAADGTQLVEDRLDEEQSRFHLVQAASNGHSVEVGRLLKLTKHPRDDQNAEYLVTSTSMHASVAANESGAAGGNTFHCDFTAIPSSQQFRPLRKTPKPFMQGPQTAVVVGPGGEEIFTDKYGRVKVQFHWDREAKKKDLKEKSSCWVRVSHPWAGKNFGAIHIPRIGQEVVVGFLEGDPDQPLITGRVYNAEQMPPWDLPANATQSGILTRSSKGGAYANANAIRFEDKKGSEQLWIHAEKNQDIEVENDETHWVGHDRTKTIDHDETVHVKHDRTETVDNDETITVHHDRTETVDNNETITIGKNRTESVGVDETISIGANRTESVGSNETIDIGSNRTETVGSDETITIGANRTESVGSNESITIGSNQTIDIGSNQTLTVGSKQNISVGSDQSTSVGAKQSNSIGSDRSLTVGGAQSTSVAKKRATSIGEDDSLTVGKNLTITAADSITIKTGSASITMKKDGTITIKGKDITLDGSGKINVKASSDVTLKGSKVLQN, encoded by the coding sequence ATGCCATCACCGATCACGCTGACTTCTCCCCTTCCGCCGGCCGACTTGATGTTCGAGTCGATGACGGCCACGGCCGGCCTGAGCGTGCTCGAAGACATGCAGCTCGGCGTGCTGAGCCCCAAGGCCGGCATCGACCCGAAAGACCTGCTGGGCAAGGGCGTCACCGTCAACGTGCACCTGGGCGGCGACAGCAAGCGCCACTTCCACGGCTACGTCACCCGCTTCGCGATGGTGGGCCACCAGGGCCGCCACTACCAGTACCGCGCCACCGTTCGGCCGTGGCTGTGGTTCCTGAGCCGCACGGCCGATTGCCGCATCTTCCAGGACATGACGGTGCCCGACATCGTCAAGAAGGTCTTCGAAGACCACAAGGCCGCCAACTTCAAGTTCAACCTCTTCCGCAGCTACCGCAAGTGGACCTACTGCGTGCAGTACCGCGAGAGCGATCTCAACTTCGTGATGCGCCTGCTGGAGCACGAAGGCATCTACTTCTACTTCGAGCACAAGGAAGGCGAACACAAGCTGGTGCTCGTCGACTCGCGCAGCGCGCACGATGCGCCCGCCGGCCATGACAGCCTGCCGTTCTACGAGGACGGGGCCGCGCCGCCCGACACCGAAGCCGTGTCGCGCTGGTCGTTCTCGCGCGAGATCCGCCCCGGCAAGACCGTGCTCGACAGCTACGACTTCGAGCGCCCGTCGGTCGACCTCGTGGTGCAGAAAGACACCAAGCGCGACCACGAGCTGGCCGACTCCGAGGTCTTCGACTACCAGGGCGACTACATCCAGGCCGCCGACGGCACCCAGCTGGTCGAAGACCGGCTCGACGAGGAGCAGTCGCGCTTCCACCTGGTGCAGGCCGCGTCCAACGGCCACAGCGTGGAAGTGGGCCGCCTGCTCAAGCTCACCAAGCACCCGCGCGACGACCAGAACGCCGAGTACCTGGTCACCTCGACCTCGATGCACGCCAGCGTGGCCGCCAACGAATCGGGCGCAGCCGGCGGCAACACCTTCCACTGCGACTTCACGGCCATTCCCTCATCGCAGCAGTTCCGCCCCTTGCGCAAGACTCCCAAGCCCTTCATGCAAGGCCCGCAGACGGCCGTGGTGGTGGGCCCCGGCGGCGAAGAGATCTTCACCGACAAGTACGGCCGCGTGAAAGTGCAGTTCCACTGGGACCGCGAGGCCAAGAAGAAAGACCTGAAGGAAAAGAGCAGCTGCTGGGTGCGTGTGTCGCACCCGTGGGCCGGCAAGAACTTCGGCGCGATCCACATCCCGCGCATCGGGCAGGAGGTGGTCGTCGGCTTTCTCGAAGGCGACCCCGACCAGCCGCTCATCACCGGCCGCGTCTACAACGCCGAGCAGATGCCCCCGTGGGATTTGCCGGCCAACGCCACGCAGAGCGGCATCCTCACGCGCTCGTCGAAGGGCGGCGCGTATGCGAATGCCAATGCGATCCGCTTCGAAGACAAGAAGGGTTCGGAGCAGCTGTGGATCCACGCCGAGAAGAACCAGGACATCGAGGTCGAGAACGACGAGACGCACTGGGTCGGGCATGACCGCACGAAGACGATCGACCATGACGAGACGGTGCATGTGAAGCATGACCGGACTGAGACGGTCGACAACGACGAGACCATCACCGTCCACCACGACCGCACGGAGACGGTGGACAACAACGAAACCATCACCATCGGCAAGAACCGCACCGAGTCGGTGGGGGTCGACGAGACCATCAGCATCGGCGCCAACCGCACCGAGTCGGTGGGCAGCAACGAAACCATCGACATCGGCAGCAACCGCACCGAGACGGTCGGCTCCGACGAGACCATCACCATCGGCGCCAACCGCACCGAGTCGGTCGGTAGCAACGAGAGCATCACGATCGGTTCCAACCAGACGATCGACATCGGCTCGAACCAGACGCTCACGGTCGGCAGCAAGCAGAACATCAGCGTGGGCTCGGACCAGTCCACGAGCGTCGGCGCCAAGCAGAGCAACTCCATCGGCTCCGACCGCAGCCTGACCGTCGGCGGCGCACAGAGCACGTCGGTTGCGAAGAAGCGTGCCACCTCCATCGGCGAAGACGATTCGCTCACCGTCGGCAAGAATCTCACCATCACGGCCGCCGACTCCATCACCATCAAGACGGGCAGTGCGAGCATCACGATGAAGAAGGACGGCACGATCACCATCAAGGGCAAGGACATCACCCTCGACGGCTCCGGAAAGATCAACGTGAAGGCCAGCAGCGACGTGACGCTGAAGGGCTCGAAGGTCCTGCAGAACTGA
- a CDS encoding tetratricopeptide repeat protein, whose product MPSTRPRTNPETPLPQRQLLQRAVTLLRGGQLDQAEPLLVSILQRWPGYPDALHFLGVLEHIRGRSEEAVSLIRQAIVRLPGEAGPLNNLGNVLVETQRYDEAEQAYRDCLAFQPDQVDALTNLATLLRKRRQHAEAEALCRRAVKARPDFALAWYTLSLALVEQGHIDEALEAHSRGVALAPKQLQARNAMPKALVHRGRLDDAARLYRAWLAIEPDNPVVRHHLAACVGGTVPERASDAYVEKTFDAFAATFDANLAALDYRAPQLVTEMLQSLLAPPSRQYDVHDLGCGTGLCGPLVREWARELSGCDLSQGMLAQAQRRRVYDQLTHAELVAHLQDNPRRFDVLICADTLCYFGELQDAMRAAAAALRPGGRFVFTVEAWKSEGGESYKLQPHGRYAHHRGYLRRVLSQAGLAELALQEEQLRVENGQPVAGWLIAAALPPAQA is encoded by the coding sequence ATGCCTTCGACTAGACCCAGGACCAACCCCGAGACGCCGCTGCCGCAGCGCCAGCTGCTGCAGCGTGCCGTGACGCTCCTGCGCGGCGGCCAGCTCGACCAGGCCGAGCCGTTGCTCGTGTCCATCCTGCAGCGCTGGCCGGGCTACCCCGACGCGCTGCACTTTCTCGGGGTGCTGGAGCACATCCGCGGGCGCAGTGAAGAGGCCGTGAGCCTGATCCGCCAGGCCATCGTGCGCCTGCCGGGCGAAGCCGGCCCGCTCAACAACCTCGGCAACGTGCTGGTCGAGACGCAGCGATACGACGAAGCCGAACAGGCCTACCGCGATTGCCTCGCATTCCAGCCCGACCAGGTCGATGCGCTTACCAACCTCGCAACGCTCCTGCGCAAGCGCCGCCAGCATGCCGAGGCCGAGGCGCTGTGCCGGCGCGCGGTGAAGGCCCGGCCCGACTTCGCGCTCGCCTGGTACACGCTGTCGCTCGCGCTGGTGGAGCAAGGCCACATCGACGAGGCGCTCGAGGCCCACAGCCGCGGCGTGGCGCTTGCGCCGAAGCAGCTGCAGGCGCGCAACGCCATGCCCAAGGCGCTGGTGCACCGCGGCCGGCTCGACGACGCCGCCCGGCTCTACCGCGCCTGGCTCGCCATCGAGCCCGACAACCCGGTCGTGCGCCACCACCTCGCTGCGTGCGTGGGCGGCACCGTGCCCGAGCGGGCGAGCGACGCCTACGTCGAGAAGACCTTCGACGCGTTTGCCGCCACCTTCGACGCCAACCTCGCCGCGCTCGACTACCGCGCGCCCCAGCTCGTGACCGAGATGCTGCAGTCGTTGCTCGCGCCACCCTCGCGGCAGTACGACGTGCACGACCTCGGCTGCGGCACGGGCCTGTGCGGGCCGCTCGTGCGCGAGTGGGCGCGCGAGCTGAGCGGCTGCGACCTCTCGCAAGGCATGCTGGCCCAGGCCCAGCGCCGCCGCGTCTACGACCAGCTCACCCACGCCGAGCTGGTGGCGCACCTGCAAGACAACCCGCGCCGCTTCGACGTGCTGATCTGCGCCGACACGCTGTGCTACTTCGGTGAACTGCAAGACGCCATGCGCGCCGCCGCCGCAGCGCTGCGCCCGGGCGGGCGCTTCGTCTTCACCGTGGAGGCGTGGAAGTCGGAGGGCGGCGAGTCGTACAAGCTGCAGCCGCACGGCCGCTACGCGCACCACCGCGGCTACCTGCGGCGCGTGCTGTCGCAGGCCGGCCTCGCCGAACTCGCGCTGCAGGAAGAGCAGCTGCGCGTGGAAAACGGGCAGCCGGTCGCCGGCTGGTTGATCGCGGCCGCCCTGCCGCCGGCCCAGGCCTGA
- a CDS encoding DUF2169 domain-containing protein, with the protein MELLNATRMTAGLNMGLEPNGQELLVVVIKGTFALPKPGEKFRLHDKQAPLVLADTFTGEPGLSAPVHEIDFAPRKRACDVLLTGAAYAPEGYEVTRQRVGLRVGSLEKSFDVVGDRSWEAGLTGIRASSPQRFSRMPISYDRAFGGSDRNSKDEAEHDAYLPNPVGRGWHKHLKNEWVDGKPLPNTEETGAPVSFPNNRYHPMAFGPLGRVWSSRSRFAGTYDDKWLADDFPFLPRDFDERYYQAAPEDQQLALPSGPLDVSLTGLTPDGLREFTLPHFEAPVHVFSVGGGRHDLTAQLDTIVFEPEVSSATP; encoded by the coding sequence ATGGAACTCCTCAACGCCACCCGCATGACGGCGGGCCTCAACATGGGCCTGGAGCCGAACGGCCAGGAGCTGTTGGTCGTCGTGATCAAGGGGACCTTCGCGCTGCCAAAGCCGGGCGAGAAGTTCCGCCTGCACGACAAGCAGGCGCCGCTCGTGCTGGCCGACACCTTCACCGGCGAGCCCGGGCTGAGCGCGCCCGTGCACGAGATCGACTTCGCCCCCCGCAAGCGCGCCTGCGACGTGCTGCTGACGGGTGCGGCCTATGCGCCGGAAGGCTACGAAGTGACGCGCCAGCGCGTGGGCCTGCGTGTCGGGTCGCTGGAGAAGAGCTTCGACGTGGTCGGCGACCGCAGCTGGGAAGCTGGCCTGACCGGCATCCGCGCCTCGTCGCCGCAGCGTTTCTCGCGCATGCCGATCTCCTATGACCGCGCCTTCGGCGGCAGCGACCGCAACAGCAAGGACGAGGCCGAGCACGATGCCTACCTGCCCAATCCGGTGGGGCGCGGGTGGCACAAGCACCTGAAGAACGAATGGGTGGACGGCAAGCCCCTGCCCAATACCGAAGAGACCGGCGCGCCGGTGAGCTTCCCCAACAACCGCTACCACCCGATGGCCTTCGGCCCGCTGGGCCGGGTGTGGTCGTCGCGCTCCAGGTTTGCCGGTACTTATGACGACAAGTGGCTGGCCGATGATTTCCCGTTCCTGCCACGCGACTTCGACGAGCGCTACTACCAAGCGGCGCCCGAAGACCAGCAACTCGCCCTTCCGAGCGGCCCCCTCGACGTGTCCTTGACCGGGCTCACGCCCGACGGACTGCGCGAATTCACGCTTCCGCACTTCGAAGCGCCGGTGCACGTGTTTTCCGTCGGCGGCGGTCGGCACGACCTCACGGCCCAGCTCGACACCATCGTGTTCGAACCCGAAGTCTCGAGCGCTACACCATGA
- the tssG gene encoding type VI secretion system baseplate subunit TssG — protein MDARQLNERRARLYAQLAEQPWAHDFFAVLRQIESLSPDAPRLGKALRPGVEPIRLGQDPELDFAPAAIMSFKADGARPRLGNRFFGLFGPMGPLPLHLTEYARDRLRNHADPTFARFADVFHHRALLLFYRAWAQNQPTVQADRPHDDQFAKWVSALFGQAPASMRGADSVPDAAKRHSAGQLASRTRNPEAISKVLRQYFDVPIRVEPYVGHWMPLRTEDRSRLGRPGARRSAPLGVSVVAGAKVWDRQYKLRLHVGPLTLDQYRQFLPGQPSLIELRDWMRQLVGFELLWDVRLVLKGGEVPRLDMRGKAQLGRTTWLGRKTPHPDRAELHLHPSRLAAQPT, from the coding sequence TTGGACGCGCGCCAACTCAACGAGCGCCGAGCCCGCCTGTACGCGCAGCTCGCCGAGCAGCCGTGGGCGCATGATTTCTTCGCCGTGCTGAGGCAGATCGAATCGCTCTCGCCCGACGCGCCGCGACTGGGCAAGGCCTTGCGTCCCGGCGTCGAGCCGATCCGGCTCGGGCAAGACCCGGAACTCGACTTCGCGCCCGCGGCGATCATGTCGTTCAAGGCCGACGGCGCGCGCCCGCGGCTCGGCAACCGCTTCTTCGGCCTCTTCGGCCCGATGGGCCCGCTGCCGCTGCACCTGACCGAATACGCCCGCGACCGGCTGCGCAACCATGCCGACCCGACGTTCGCGCGCTTTGCCGACGTCTTCCACCACCGCGCGCTGCTGCTCTTCTACCGCGCCTGGGCACAGAACCAACCCACCGTGCAGGCCGACCGCCCGCACGACGACCAGTTCGCCAAATGGGTGAGCGCCCTGTTCGGCCAGGCTCCGGCGTCGATGCGCGGCGCCGACAGCGTGCCCGACGCCGCCAAGCGCCACAGCGCCGGCCAGCTTGCAAGCCGCACGCGCAACCCCGAGGCCATCTCCAAGGTGCTGCGCCAGTATTTCGACGTGCCCATCCGGGTGGAGCCCTACGTGGGCCACTGGATGCCGCTGCGCACAGAAGACCGCAGCCGCCTCGGCCGCCCCGGTGCGCGCCGCAGTGCGCCGCTGGGCGTCTCGGTGGTGGCCGGCGCCAAGGTGTGGGATCGGCAGTACAAGCTGCGCCTGCACGTCGGCCCGCTCACGCTCGATCAGTACCGGCAGTTCCTGCCCGGCCAACCTTCGCTCATCGAGCTGCGCGACTGGATGCGCCAGCTTGTGGGTTTCGAGCTGCTGTGGGACGTGCGCCTCGTGCTCAAGGGCGGCGAAGTGCCCAGGCTCGACATGCGCGGCAAGGCGCAACTCGGCCGCACCACCTGGCTCGGCCGCAAGACACCGCACCCCGACCGCGCGGAACTCCATCTGCATCCCTCGCGCCTCGCGGCGCAACCCACCTGA
- the tssH gene encoding type VI secretion system ATPase TssH gives MAEISRSALFGKLNPLAYKAIEGATVFCKLRGNPYVELQHWLFQILQNQDSDIHRIAKHYGMDASNLVADLQNSLDRLPRGASSVTDLSTFVEDAVERGWVYGSLMYGGTYVRTGFLIIGLLKTKSLRNVLMSISKQFEKIQTDDLTENFLKIVGGSPEDQQVASESGAAPGEASGAISPAAMGKQEALKQFTTDLTDQARSGKMDPIVGRDDEIRQVVDILMRRRQNNPILIGEAGVGKTAVVEGFAQRIARGDVPPSLKEVELRALDVGLLQAGASMKGEFEQRLRSVIDEVQASPKPIILFIDETHTLVGAGGAAGTGDAANLLKPALARGQLRTIGATTFAEYKKHIEKDPALTRRFQSVTVDEPDEPRAILMMRGVASTMEKHHKVQILDEALEAAVKLSHRYIPARQLPDKSVSLLDTACARVAVSLHATPAEVDDCSKRIEALETERGIIAREGAIGIDITKRSAEVEAMLTAERARLDKLQSRWQAEKGLVDKLLDLRAKLRGGLEPVEGTGSKLEKSAEIAASDVPKLSDSERAAALEELKKVQTELTALQGESPLILPTVDYQAVASVVGDWTGIPVGRMAANEIETVLKLPKLLGERVIGQDHAMEMIAKRIQTSRAGLDNPSKPIGVFMLAGTSGVGKTETALALAEALYGGEQNVITINMSEYQEAHTVSTLKGSPPGYVGYGEGGVLTEAVRRRPYSVVLLDEVEKAHPDVHELFFQVFDKGWMEDGEGRLIDFKNTIILLTSNAGSDLIMNLCKDPELMPSPDAIAKALRDPLLKVFPAALLGRIVTIPYYPLSPDMMARIVKLQLNRIKKRVESNHDVPFLYNDEVVQLVVSRCNEVESGGRVIDALLTNTVLPRISHEYLSRLASGTPIQKVELTVADGDFAYAFD, from the coding sequence ATGGCAGAAATCAGCCGCTCCGCCCTCTTCGGCAAACTCAACCCGCTCGCCTACAAGGCGATCGAAGGCGCCACCGTCTTCTGCAAGCTGCGCGGCAACCCGTATGTGGAACTGCAGCACTGGCTGTTCCAGATCCTGCAGAACCAGGACAGCGACATCCACCGCATCGCCAAGCACTACGGCATGGACGCGTCGAATCTGGTCGCCGATCTGCAGAACTCGCTCGACCGCTTGCCGCGCGGCGCCTCGTCGGTGACCGACCTGTCGACCTTCGTCGAAGACGCGGTGGAACGCGGCTGGGTCTACGGCTCGCTGATGTACGGCGGCACCTACGTGCGCACCGGCTTCCTCATCATTGGCCTGCTCAAGACCAAGAGCCTGCGCAACGTGCTGATGTCGATCAGCAAGCAGTTCGAGAAGATCCAGACCGACGACCTCACCGAAAACTTCCTGAAGATCGTCGGTGGCTCGCCCGAGGATCAGCAGGTCGCGAGCGAGTCGGGCGCCGCGCCCGGTGAAGCCAGCGGCGCGATCTCGCCGGCCGCGATGGGCAAGCAGGAAGCGCTCAAGCAGTTCACCACCGACCTCACCGACCAGGCCCGCAGCGGCAAGATGGACCCGATCGTCGGCCGCGACGACGAGATCCGACAAGTGGTCGACATCCTGATGCGCCGCCGGCAAAACAACCCCATCCTCATCGGCGAAGCCGGCGTGGGCAAGACCGCGGTGGTCGAAGGCTTCGCGCAACGTATCGCGCGCGGCGACGTGCCGCCCTCGCTCAAGGAAGTGGAACTGCGCGCGCTCGACGTGGGCCTCTTGCAAGCCGGTGCGTCAATGAAAGGCGAGTTCGAGCAACGCCTTCGTTCGGTGATCGACGAAGTGCAGGCCTCGCCCAAACCCATCATCCTCTTCATCGACGAAACCCACACGCTCGTGGGCGCCGGCGGCGCGGCCGGCACCGGCGATGCCGCCAACCTGCTCAAGCCTGCCCTCGCACGCGGCCAGCTGCGCACCATCGGCGCGACGACCTTCGCCGAGTACAAGAAGCACATCGAAAAAGACCCGGCCCTGACCCGGCGTTTTCAGAGCGTGACGGTCGACGAGCCCGACGAGCCGCGCGCCATCCTCATGATGCGCGGCGTGGCCTCCACGATGGAGAAGCACCACAAGGTGCAAATCCTTGACGAAGCACTCGAAGCGGCGGTGAAGCTCTCGCACCGCTACATCCCCGCGCGCCAGCTGCCCGACAAGTCGGTGAGCCTGCTCGACACCGCCTGCGCCCGCGTGGCGGTGAGCCTGCACGCCACGCCCGCCGAAGTCGACGATTGCAGCAAGCGCATCGAAGCCCTGGAGACCGAACGCGGCATCATCGCCCGCGAAGGCGCGATCGGCATCGACATCACCAAGCGCTCGGCCGAAGTCGAAGCGATGCTCACCGCCGAGCGTGCGCGGCTCGACAAGCTGCAAAGCCGCTGGCAGGCCGAGAAGGGCCTAGTCGACAAGCTGCTCGACCTGCGCGCCAAGCTGCGCGGTGGTCTGGAGCCAGTGGAAGGCACCGGCAGCAAGCTGGAAAAGAGCGCCGAGATCGCCGCGAGTGACGTGCCCAAGCTGTCGGACAGCGAACGTGCCGCCGCCCTCGAAGAATTGAAGAAGGTGCAGACCGAACTGACCGCGCTGCAAGGCGAGAGCCCGCTCATCCTGCCCACCGTCGACTACCAGGCGGTCGCCAGCGTGGTGGGCGACTGGACCGGCATCCCCGTCGGCCGCATGGCCGCCAACGAGATCGAGACGGTGCTCAAGCTGCCCAAGCTGCTGGGCGAACGCGTGATCGGGCAAGACCACGCGATGGAGATGATCGCCAAGCGCATCCAGACCTCGCGCGCCGGCCTCGACAACCCGAGCAAGCCGATCGGTGTCTTCATGCTGGCCGGCACCTCGGGCGTTGGCAAGACCGAGACCGCGCTCGCGCTGGCCGAAGCGCTTTACGGCGGCGAGCAGAACGTCATCACCATCAACATGAGCGAGTACCAGGAGGCGCACACCGTCTCCACGCTCAAGGGCTCGCCCCCCGGCTACGTGGGCTACGGCGAAGGTGGCGTGCTGACCGAGGCCGTGCGTCGCCGACCGTACAGCGTGGTGCTGCTCGACGAGGTGGAGAAGGCCCACCCCGACGTGCACGAGCTCTTCTTCCAGGTCTTCGACAAGGGCTGGATGGAAGACGGCGAAGGCCGCCTGATCGACTTCAAGAACACGATCATCCTGCTCACAAGCAACGCCGGCAGCGACCTGATCATGAACCTGTGCAAGGACCCGGAGCTGATGCCCTCGCCAGACGCCATTGCCAAGGCGCTGCGCGACCCCTTGCTCAAGGTCTTCCCCGCTGCGCTTCTGGGCCGCATCGTCACCATCCCGTACTACCCGCTGAGCCCGGACATGATGGCGCGCATCGTCAAGCTGCAGCTCAACCGCATCAAGAAGCGCGTGGAGAGCAACCACGACGTTCCCTTCCTCTACAACGACGAGGTGGTGCAGCTCGTCGTCAGCCGCTGCAACGAGGTCGAAAGCGGTGGCCGCGTGATCGACGCGCTGCTCACCAACACCGTGCTGCCGCGCATCAGCCACGAGTACCTGTCACGCCTGGCCAGCGGTACCCCGATCCAGAAGGTGGAACTCACCGTCGCCGACGGGGATTTCGCCTATGCCTTCGACTAG